The segment ATTGAGGATGTTTTCTCATCGCCTCAGACAGGTTGACCCCTTGCTGAACATCTGAGCTAATTTCCATCAGTGCTTTCTTCAATTTGGGATTGGTGCACTGATCCGCCAATACACCTAATCCTCGAACTAGGGCAACCCCTGCGTTTACAAGTGCTGCAAACTGACGCGAAAATACTGCTCTGTCTTTGACCGTGACAGAAACCATTGAAGTTTGGAAATTGGCAAAGCTCTTATTGATATCAAAGGCTTCGTTTTCTTTCAGTTCTTGCACAAACAGTCCTTGTTCACGCAAGGCAGACCGCGCATCACTTAGAGAATCCGCGATAATTTTTTCCTTTTTGGCGTTTCCTTTAGCGTCTCGGACGCGGGCAACATAGGTTGGCATAGATTTTCGGTAAGAGGTAGAAAAAATGGAAGATGCGGATTCCGCAAAGTGATCGATCTAAAAAATCACCTTCTCACTAAGATGTTGAGTAGAAGGTGTGAGTAATTTGAGTTAGCGCTTCACTGCTGTGCCTGCTGCACCATTCGGAACTCCACCAATTAAGCGCTGAAGTTCATCAGGACGAGAAGTTTTGGAGGCGGCGGCTTCAAATGTAATCAGTCCAGCTTTGTATTGATCAGCTAGCACTTTTTCAAGGGTTTGCATTCCCAATTTTCCGCCTGTCTGAATTGCTGAGTAAATTTGGGCGGTTTTCCCTTCACGAATCAGGTTGGCGATCGCAGGGGTGACAATCATAATTTCCTGAGCCATGACTCGCCCATATTCACCCGGTTTGGGATTCTTCTTCGGCACCAGCGTTTGGCTGAAGACTGCAACGAGTGAGTTGGAAAGCTGCACCCGCACTTGCGTTTGACGCTCGGATGGAAAGACATCAATCATCCGGTCAACGGTTTGTGCCGCAGAACTCGTATGGAGCGTGCCGAAAACTAAGTGACCTGTTTCTGCCGCAGAAATTGCTAGTGAGATAGTTTCCAAGTCCCGCATTTCCCCAACCAGAATAATATCTGGATCTTCCCGGAGAGCTGCTTTTAGAGCATTTGCAAAGCTCTTTGTATCTTCATGAAGCTGGCGTTGGTGAACCAAACTTTTGATAGGTTCGTATACAAATTCGATCGGATCTTCGATCGTCAAAATATGTTCTGCACGAGTGCGGTTGATCAAATCAATCATTGCAGCTAAAGTCGTTGTCTTACCTGAACCGGTAGGACCTGTAACTAGGATTAAGCCTCTTGGCTTTTCGGACATTTCTCGAACGACATCGGGAAGATTCAGTTTTTCAAAATTTGGAATTTTGGAACTGAGTGCCCGTAGACATGCAGCGTAAGTTCCGCGATCTTTGTAGACATTGACCCGAAAACGAGCTAATCCGCGCACACCATAAGAGCAGTCAAGCTCCCAGTTTTGCTCTAGTGTTTTGCGCTGAGTGTTATTCAGCATACTGAAAATCAAACGCTGACATTCTTCTGCACTGAGAACATGATCGCTGACGGGTTGAAGATGTCCGCTGATGCGAAAATAAGGCGGCAGTCCTGCGGTCAGGTGCATGTCAGAACCGCCCATTTCGATGAGTTGTTCCATCAAGTCTTCGATCATCATTTCCATGTGAGTTGCTCCTTAAGAGATAAGAACGAGTGCAAATGAGTTAAGGTCAAGGATTAATCTTGGAAGCGCGGAGTCGTGCAATAGTGGCAGTCGAGCCAATCCTGCTGCATTTCTGCTCCACAAGTCCGGCAGGTGAGCGAAGTCTTACGCTTTGCCTTGAGTTCGGCTTCGAGTCCAGTGTCAGTGAAGGTGACCCGCTCAATTTCTTCAAGCGTGCAAAGTCCTTTGCGAACAAGATCCAAGCTGTAAGCGAGTAGGGTTTGCATTCCTTCTTCCACAGCTACTTCTTTAATTCGTTCAGTCGGAGCGCCCTCTGTAATTAAGGTCTGAAGCGCTTCTGTTACTCGCATCACTTCATAAACCCCGAGTCGTCCTTTATAACCAACCCCGCTACATTTCTGACAAAGTTGATTTTTCGAGCGAGCTTCCTGAATTTCCTGGGGACTTAAAGTGTTGGCTTTATATAACGTCAGTTGGGCATCACCCGCACTGGTTAATCCGAAGCGAGCAAGTTCTTCGGGGGAAGGTTGGTAAGGGATTCGGCATTCGTCACAGACTTTCCGAACCAAACGCTGAGCAACAACACCCAGCAATGCGCCGGACACCATGAAGGGTTCAACTCCCATTTCATCGAGTCGAGCGATCGCACCTGCGGCATCATTGGTGTGGAGAGTGGTCAAAACCAAGTGACCCGTCAGAGCAGCTTCGATCGCGGTTTTTGCTGTTTCTTTGTCGCGGGTCTCACCGACCAGAATGACGTCCGGATCTTGTCGTAGGAACGCTCTCAAAATTGCAGCGAAGTCCATCCCTTTTTCCCGGATGACCTGAACTTGGGTAATTCCAGGGAGAGAATACTCGATCGGGTCTTCAGCCGTACTAATGTTGACTCCAGGTTCGTTACGTTCAGCCAAAGCTGAGTACAGTGTTGTGGTTTTTCCGGACCCCGTGGGGCCAGTTACTAACATGAGACCGAAAGGACGTTTCACCATTTCTTGAACGATTCTCAAAGAAGTTTCGTCCGTAATCAACTTATCGAGTCCAAGCTGTGTCGCCGAATTATCTAGAATCCGAAGGACAACTTTTTCGCCATAGCGACTGGGGAGTGTGTTGACTCGGAAGTCTACTTTGCGACCGTCATAAATCCGGCGAATCCGGCCATCCTGCGGCGCTCGACGTTCTGCGATATCGAGTTGAGAAATAATTTTGAAGCGTGCTACAACTGCGGGGATAATCTTCTTCGGAAAAGGTTCAAACGCTTCTCGTAAGACTCCATCTTTACGAAATCGGATGCGGAGAGATTCTTCTTGCGGTTCGATGTGAATATCAGAGACTGCCATTTGCAGTGCTTTAATCAGAATTTTATTCACCAGCGCAATGATCGGAGCGGCATCAGCCTCAGCACCAGCATCGAGATCCATTTCTGCGCTGTCATCTTCTGATAGCTCGGCAAGGGATTCTAACCCTTCGAGATCTGAGCGCACATCTACTCTAGATTGGGCTTCAAGCTGCTTCTCCTGCTCAAGCCGAGCATCCATGTAGGTAGAAATCAGCCGCTGATAATCATCGATCGTAATGACTAATCGCTGCAATCCAATGCCTTTTGGACGTAAGATGCGATTTAATTCATCCTGCGCTGCTAGATTGTCGGGATCCACCATTGCCACAAGCACAAAAGGTGGATCGGTCTCGCTTTGAGAAAGGGGAATGAGATTATAACGACGGCAAAGCTCAATTGGAATCAACGTGTCGATTAACTGCCCGACTTGAGCGGAAGAAACCTGATTGAGTTCAGGATCAAGAGATTCAACGCCGTAAAGAATCTTCAACTCAAACAGTTGCTGCCGTTTATATTGGCGAATCAAATCCGGTGACAGCTGCTGCCCGGTCAGCGCTTCTAGCACAGCAGTCAGCGGTCTACCTGACTTTCGACATTCAATCAGAGCCTGCTGCATTTGCTCGTTATTGACGTAGCCAGATTGAATCAATTTATTGCCAAACGGCGAAAAATTGTTTTGAACAACAAGGGCGCGCCGCTGAGAAGAAGAGTTTGTCATAACGGATGAACGAAGATCACCTTATTGAGCATTCCCAAAATGTTTTTTGAAGAACGCTTGGATTGAATGAGATCGAGCTTCAAACCGAAGGCAGTGCGATATGATGCTTAACGGTTGTAAGCAGTGCGGCATCTGAGGACTCATTCGCTAGGATGGAAGAAGTTTGCTTAAGCCAGCGTTCTATACAGGGGAATTAGCGCACGATGATCGACGAACAAAATCAACAAGTAGACGAAACTCAAGTTTCAGCCAGTGAATCTTCTGAACCAACTTCTACTCCGTCTGAGCCAGCGAGTGAAGCCGTGGAAACGGAAGTTGCTGCAACAGCTTCTGAATCTGAAGATGAAACGGATTATGAAGCGGCATTTATGGAATTGCGATCGAATTATGCTGCGAAAGAGCGAGAAATTGAAGGTCTGAAAAAGCAAGCAGATGAACTCAACAATCAGTACATGCGGATTGCCGCCGATTTTGAGAATTTCCGTCGTCGCACTCAGCGGGAAAAAGAAGAGTTAGAAACTCAAATTAAATGCAGCACCGTGAAAGAGTTGCTTCCGGTTGTAGACAACTTTGA is part of the Leptolyngbya boryana PCC 6306 genome and harbors:
- a CDS encoding type IV pilus twitching motility protein PilT; translated protein: MEMMIEDLMEQLIEMGGSDMHLTAGLPPYFRISGHLQPVSDHVLSAEECQRLIFSMLNNTQRKTLEQNWELDCSYGVRGLARFRVNVYKDRGTYAACLRALSSKIPNFEKLNLPDVVREMSEKPRGLILVTGPTGSGKTTTLAAMIDLINRTRAEHILTIEDPIEFVYEPIKSLVHQRQLHEDTKSFANALKAALREDPDIILVGEMRDLETISLAISAAETGHLVFGTLHTSSAAQTVDRMIDVFPSERQTQVRVQLSNSLVAVFSQTLVPKKNPKPGEYGRVMAQEIMIVTPAIANLIREGKTAQIYSAIQTGGKLGMQTLEKVLADQYKAGLITFEAAASKTSRPDELQRLIGGVPNGAAGTAVKR
- a CDS encoding GspE/PulE family protein — protein: MTNSSSQRRALVVQNNFSPFGNKLIQSGYVNNEQMQQALIECRKSGRPLTAVLEALTGQQLSPDLIRQYKRQQLFELKILYGVESLDPELNQVSSAQVGQLIDTLIPIELCRRYNLIPLSQSETDPPFVLVAMVDPDNLAAQDELNRILRPKGIGLQRLVITIDDYQRLISTYMDARLEQEKQLEAQSRVDVRSDLEGLESLAELSEDDSAEMDLDAGAEADAAPIIALVNKILIKALQMAVSDIHIEPQEESLRIRFRKDGVLREAFEPFPKKIIPAVVARFKIISQLDIAERRAPQDGRIRRIYDGRKVDFRVNTLPSRYGEKVVLRILDNSATQLGLDKLITDETSLRIVQEMVKRPFGLMLVTGPTGSGKTTTLYSALAERNEPGVNISTAEDPIEYSLPGITQVQVIREKGMDFAAILRAFLRQDPDVILVGETRDKETAKTAIEAALTGHLVLTTLHTNDAAGAIARLDEMGVEPFMVSGALLGVVAQRLVRKVCDECRIPYQPSPEELARFGLTSAGDAQLTLYKANTLSPQEIQEARSKNQLCQKCSGVGYKGRLGVYEVMRVTEALQTLITEGAPTERIKEVAVEEGMQTLLAYSLDLVRKGLCTLEEIERVTFTDTGLEAELKAKRKTSLTCRTCGAEMQQDWLDCHYCTTPRFQD
- the grpE gene encoding nucleotide exchange factor GrpE, with protein sequence MIDEQNQQVDETQVSASESSEPTSTPSEPASEAVETEVAATASESEDETDYEAAFMELRSNYAAKEREIEGLKKQADELNNQYMRIAADFENFRRRTQREKEELETQIKCSTVKELLPVVDNFERARSQIKPQTDGEANIHKSYQGVYKDMVDRLKKVGVAPMRAEGKEFDPNLHEAVMREPTSEHPEGTVIEELMRGYMLEDKVLRHAMVKVAAPPEDGDSAETEG